In Dama dama isolate Ldn47 chromosome X, ASM3311817v1, whole genome shotgun sequence, one genomic interval encodes:
- the LOC133053112 gene encoding large ribosomal subunit protein eL43, producing MAKRTKKVGIVGKYGTRYGASLRKMVKKIEISQHAKYTCSFCGKTKMKRRAVGIWHCGSCMKTVAGGAWTYNTTSAVTVKSAIRRLKELKDQ from the coding sequence ATGGCGAAACGCACCAAGAAGGTCGGAATCGTGGGCAAATACGGGACCCGTTATGGTGCCTCCCTCAGGAAAATggtgaagaaaattgaaatcagccAGCACGCCAAGTATACCTGCTCTTTCTGTGGCAAAACCAAGATGAAGAGAAGAGCTGTGGGCATTTGGCACTGTGGTTCCTGCATGAAAACAGTAGCTGGTGGTGCCTGGACCTACAACACCACTTCTGCTGTCACAGTAAAGTCTGCCATCAGAAGACTGAAGGAATTGAAGGACCAGTAG